A genome region from Oceanispirochaeta sp. M1 includes the following:
- a CDS encoding ABC transporter substrate-binding protein encodes MKRLQAVVLILIGSLSPLSAGGQAESNSEKIRIGVMPDAGALPLLLMEDVEVLPFMSARNRDAALMAGELDGMMSDLVSVIHFNQNSIAVKVLTLTESRFMIVASPEFTKESPWTIGISENTVIEYMVDALVPYQELDKVAIPSVPVRMEMLRNGQLPMACLSDALAWPLIQDGFQVVRDQINTDLTPAVLVLTQDFLDREPKQLKALTNAWNVAVGEINENPENYRNLLLEQVRLPANDGYPIPLFREITLPGERAVESVFTWYSAKYGSLVGVDFKDMVIY; translated from the coding sequence ATGAAGCGTTTACAGGCAGTTGTCCTGATTCTTATTGGTTCATTGAGCCCTCTGAGTGCCGGCGGGCAGGCAGAGTCAAATAGTGAAAAAATCCGGATTGGAGTTATGCCTGATGCAGGAGCTCTTCCTCTTCTTCTAATGGAGGATGTGGAGGTTCTCCCGTTTATGAGTGCCAGGAATCGGGATGCCGCCTTGATGGCAGGAGAACTTGATGGAATGATGAGTGATCTTGTCAGTGTGATCCATTTCAATCAAAACAGTATAGCTGTGAAGGTCCTGACACTTACAGAGAGCCGGTTTATGATTGTCGCCTCTCCCGAGTTCACAAAAGAGAGTCCCTGGACCATCGGGATTTCTGAAAATACCGTGATTGAATATATGGTGGATGCCCTTGTTCCCTATCAGGAATTGGATAAGGTCGCGATTCCCAGTGTCCCTGTAAGGATGGAAATGCTGCGAAACGGTCAGCTTCCCATGGCTTGCCTCAGTGATGCTTTGGCCTGGCCTCTCATACAAGACGGATTTCAGGTCGTGAGAGATCAGATCAATACTGATCTGACACCTGCAGTCCTTGTTCTGACTCAGGACTTTCTGGACAGAGAACCGAAGCAGCTTAAAGCCCTCACTAATGCCTGGAATGTGGCCGTAGGGGAAATTAATGAAAATCCGGAGAACTATAGGAATCTGCTGCTGGAACAGGTCAGACTCCCGGCAAACGATGGCTATCCCATTCCTCTTTTCAGAGAAATAACTCTTCCCGGAGAGAGAGCCGTGGAATCTGTATTCACTTGGTATAGTGCTAAATACGGAAGTCTTGTGGGTGTAGATTTTAAGGACATGGTGATTTACTGA